A window from Sphingobacterium hotanense encodes these proteins:
- a CDS encoding zinc ribbon domain-containing protein gives MEQTVEQKLKALWAWQSVQTQIDKIRQVRGELPIEVADLEDEIAGLDTRIEKIRNELDELEDSIVKRKNMIKDSQAAIKKYEAQLNEVKNNREYDAISKEIEIQGLEIQVCEKRIREAEFEIKNKTESYDATLKNVEFSKGELDAKKQELDTITSETQKEEDQLFAEVQAAEKNIEDRLLKVTNKLRNSFRNGLAVVFIERDSCSGCHNKIPPQLQSEIRQRKKIIICEHCGRILVDEEIANGEG, from the coding sequence ATGGAACAAACCGTAGAACAAAAACTAAAAGCATTGTGGGCTTGGCAATCAGTTCAAACCCAAATCGATAAAATTCGCCAAGTACGTGGCGAGTTACCTATTGAGGTAGCTGACCTAGAAGACGAAATCGCGGGTCTAGATACACGTATTGAAAAAATTCGTAATGAATTAGACGAATTAGAGGATTCAATTGTGAAGCGCAAGAATATGATCAAAGATTCGCAAGCAGCGATCAAGAAATATGAAGCGCAACTGAACGAAGTAAAAAACAATCGTGAATATGACGCAATCTCTAAGGAGATTGAAATCCAAGGATTAGAAATTCAAGTTTGTGAAAAGCGTATTCGTGAAGCGGAGTTCGAAATCAAGAACAAAACTGAATCTTACGATGCTACTTTGAAAAACGTAGAGTTCAGCAAAGGGGAATTGGATGCGAAAAAACAAGAACTAGATACCATTACTTCTGAAACTCAGAAAGAAGAAGATCAGTTATTTGCTGAAGTTCAAGCTGCTGAAAAGAACATTGAAGACCGCTTATTGAAAGTAACGAACAAACTTCGTAACTCTTTCCGCAACGGACTAGCAGTTGTTTTCATTGAGCGTGATAGCTGTTCAGGATGTCACAACAAGATTCCACCTCAATTGCAATCAGAGATTCGTCAGCGTAAGAAAATCATCATTTGCGAGCA
- a CDS encoding Nif3-like dinuclear metal center hexameric protein, giving the protein MKIKDITSYLEQIAPLNYQESYDNSGLIVGNPEQEIDKALISLDCTEAVVDDAIAKGCGLIISHHPIVFSGLKKLTGKNYVERTVIKAIKNNIALYAIHTNLDNIEGGVSSMMADRLGLQNQAVLRPKAGLLKKLVVYVPRADVDAVREAIFEAGAGHIGDYDQCSYNTAGYGTFRPLEGANPTIGEVGSQERVEETKIEVIFPVQLERQILVAMFASHPYEEVAYHIINLENTHSYVGSGAIGNLAHPMSERDFLAYLKDKFNLQVIRHTATQGKNISRVALCGGAGGFLLNDAIRSGADIFITADYKYHEFFDAEGKIVIADIGHFESEQFTQELLLDIIRKKFANFAVLLTEIDTNPIKYYS; this is encoded by the coding sequence ATGAAAATTAAAGATATTACATCCTATTTGGAGCAAATTGCTCCTTTGAATTATCAAGAGAGTTATGATAATTCTGGCCTTATCGTCGGAAACCCAGAGCAGGAAATTGATAAAGCATTAATTTCACTAGATTGTACAGAAGCTGTTGTCGATGATGCAATTGCAAAAGGATGTGGTTTGATCATATCCCATCATCCCATCGTCTTCTCTGGATTGAAGAAACTAACTGGTAAAAACTATGTCGAGCGAACGGTAATTAAAGCAATTAAGAATAATATCGCCTTATACGCTATCCACACGAACCTGGATAATATTGAAGGTGGGGTAAGCTCGATGATGGCAGATCGATTAGGTCTTCAGAATCAGGCGGTGTTGAGACCAAAAGCAGGTCTTTTGAAAAAATTAGTGGTCTACGTTCCCAGAGCAGATGTCGATGCCGTGAGAGAGGCTATCTTCGAAGCCGGTGCAGGGCACATAGGAGATTACGACCAATGTAGTTATAATACTGCAGGTTATGGAACATTCAGACCATTAGAAGGAGCCAACCCTACTATAGGGGAGGTAGGTTCGCAGGAACGCGTTGAGGAAACGAAAATTGAAGTAATTTTCCCTGTGCAGCTTGAACGCCAGATACTAGTAGCGATGTTTGCTTCGCATCCTTATGAAGAAGTGGCTTATCATATCATTAACTTGGAAAATACGCACTCTTACGTCGGATCGGGAGCAATCGGTAACTTAGCACACCCGATGAGTGAGCGAGATTTCTTGGCTTATCTGAAAGATAAATTCAATTTGCAAGTCATACGACATACAGCAACTCAAGGAAAGAATATCAGCCGAGTAGCACTCTGTGGAGGTGCCGGCGGCTTCTTATTAAATGACGCCATACGTTCGGGCGCTGATATCTTTATCACAGCAGATTATAAATATCATGAGTTTTTTGATGCAGAAGGTAAAATAGTAATCGCCGATATTGGACATTTTGAAAGTGAACAATTTACACAAGAATTATTATTGGATATAATTCGGAAAAAATTTGCTAACTTTGCTGTCCTATTGACGGAAATAGACACAAATCCAATAAAATACTACAGTTAA
- a CDS encoding SAM-dependent methyltransferase, which translates to MAKGTLYLIPVPLAEQAEKASYTLFHLELINHIKEYIVENEKTARKFLKEAGLKTPQNQLLIHDYGKHARDKVNYQELFAAALKGEDVGLMSEAGCPGVADPGADVVFEAHKRGIKVVPLVGPSSILLSLMASGFNGQNFCFLGYLPIDKGARTKKIKDIEQESAREKRTQIFIETPFRNNQLLSELLKTAKPQTKLCIACNITADDEYIYTQTIEKWRNQPIDLHKKPCIFLLFAG; encoded by the coding sequence ATGGCAAAAGGAACCCTTTATTTAATACCCGTACCGCTAGCAGAGCAGGCGGAGAAAGCCTCGTATACCCTATTTCATCTAGAATTAATCAACCACATCAAGGAGTATATCGTAGAAAATGAAAAGACGGCAAGGAAATTTCTGAAGGAAGCCGGACTGAAGACTCCGCAAAATCAACTGCTGATTCATGATTATGGAAAACATGCTCGAGATAAGGTAAATTATCAGGAGCTTTTTGCCGCTGCATTGAAAGGTGAAGATGTAGGATTGATGTCAGAAGCGGGTTGCCCTGGTGTAGCGGATCCGGGTGCTGATGTGGTATTTGAGGCACACAAGCGCGGGATTAAGGTGGTTCCTCTGGTAGGGCCAAGTTCTATTCTTTTGTCGCTGATGGCATCCGGTTTTAATGGGCAGAACTTTTGCTTCCTTGGCTATTTACCTATTGATAAAGGAGCTAGAACGAAAAAGATAAAAGATATTGAACAGGAAAGCGCAAGAGAAAAAAGAACACAGATTTTTATCGAGACTCCGTTCAGAAATAATCAGCTATTATCGGAGCTTTTAAAGACAGCAAAGCCACAAACGAAACTGTGTATCGCATGTAATATCACGGCGGACGACGAGTATATCTATACGCAGACTATAGAAAAGTGGCGAAATCAGCCGATAGATTTGCATAAAAAACCATGCATATTCCTATTATTTGCTGGCTAA
- the apaG gene encoding Co2+/Mg2+ efflux protein ApaG codes for MATQTTSGVKISVEAIYQSEYSNPENEHFMFAYRITIENTSEYTVQLMRRHWNIFDSNGDTKQVDGEGVVGEQPVLQPGEVHQYVSGCNLKTDLGFMEGYYEMLRQLDNSIFHVHIPRFNLIASYRLN; via the coding sequence ATGGCGACACAAACCACATCAGGCGTAAAAATATCGGTTGAAGCGATTTATCAATCAGAATACTCCAATCCAGAGAATGAGCACTTCATGTTTGCGTACCGTATTACAATAGAAAATACGAGCGAATATACCGTACAGCTTATGCGCAGACATTGGAATATCTTTGACTCCAACGGTGATACAAAGCAAGTCGACGGCGAAGGTGTTGTTGGTGAGCAACCTGTGCTCCAACCTGGAGAAGTCCACCAATATGTCTCCGGATGTAATCTAAAGACAGACTTAGGCTTTATGGAGGGATATTACGAGATGCTCAGACAGTTGGACAACTCCATCTTCCATGTCCACATCCCACGATTTAATCTTATTGCAAGCTACCGTTTGAACTAA
- a CDS encoding ABC-F family ATP-binding cassette domain-containing protein, whose translation MSILSTEQVSHSYNDKWLFTDLHFALQKGDRVALVGINGTGKSTLLKILAETVIPNKGRVVKEKGLRVGYLPQDPDFSDLKTINDFIYSAENEQQQLIKEYEEMIDNQDVNSKKFQDLTDKLTALNAWEYENNIKTILNRFQIKNFNQKIESLSGGQKKRLALAKLLIDEPDIYILDEPTNHLDIETIEWLEKLLTTGSKTVLLVSHDRYFLDNICTEIRELDKGSIYLYKGSYAYFLEKKAEREANDILAADKARNLWRKELDWMRRQPQARGTKAKARIESFYDLEERSKGPRQKDQVELSVKVSRQGNKILELEEVGFAVADKTIINSFTYTFKKGDRIGLAGKNGSGKTTFLNLITGALSPTQGKIDVGETTKYGYYKQEGLQARSDERVLDVVKNIADFIEMKNGEVITASQLLTKFLFPPEKQFGLVNKLSGGERKRLQLMRVLMANPNFLILDEPSNDLDIDTLNVLEDFLEQYPGILILVSHDRYLLDKLTDQLFIFTGDGEVVIYNGNYADFKLEQEVLNKKVEKKVEKPKPVIEKKQKLSYKEQREFESLETEIAELEEQIAELTITLSNTTDHVELQKIAEEIEKHKESLDAKSERWLTLAEFA comes from the coding sequence GTGAGTATACTAAGCACAGAACAAGTTAGCCATTCCTATAACGATAAGTGGCTATTTACTGATTTACATTTTGCATTGCAGAAAGGAGATCGGGTAGCATTGGTCGGAATCAATGGAACAGGAAAATCTACCCTATTAAAAATATTAGCCGAAACGGTTATTCCCAACAAAGGTCGTGTGGTAAAAGAAAAAGGATTACGCGTGGGTTATCTCCCACAAGATCCCGATTTCTCGGATCTTAAAACTATCAATGATTTTATCTATTCGGCTGAAAATGAGCAACAACAGCTCATTAAGGAATACGAGGAAATGATTGATAATCAAGATGTTAACTCCAAAAAATTTCAAGATTTAACAGACAAACTCACCGCATTAAATGCTTGGGAATATGAGAATAATATCAAAACTATTCTCAATAGATTTCAGATCAAAAACTTTAATCAAAAGATTGAGTCACTGAGTGGTGGGCAGAAGAAACGCCTAGCTCTAGCGAAGCTTCTAATCGACGAACCGGACATTTATATACTGGATGAGCCTACCAACCACTTGGATATTGAAACCATCGAGTGGTTAGAAAAGTTACTCACAACCGGAAGCAAAACGGTGCTCCTCGTCTCTCACGATAGGTACTTCTTAGATAATATCTGTACGGAAATTAGAGAGCTCGACAAGGGCAGTATCTATCTGTATAAGGGCAGCTATGCATACTTCCTGGAGAAGAAAGCAGAGCGCGAAGCGAATGATATTCTAGCTGCAGATAAAGCTCGCAATCTATGGCGTAAAGAGCTAGATTGGATGCGCCGTCAGCCACAAGCTCGAGGTACAAAAGCGAAGGCGAGAATAGAATCTTTCTATGATCTGGAAGAACGATCGAAAGGGCCAAGACAGAAGGATCAGGTTGAACTAAGTGTCAAAGTATCTCGTCAAGGAAATAAAATATTAGAGTTGGAGGAAGTCGGATTTGCCGTAGCAGATAAGACTATCATCAACTCCTTCACCTATACGTTCAAGAAGGGGGACCGTATTGGTCTAGCAGGAAAGAACGGAAGTGGGAAGACGACATTTTTAAATTTGATCACCGGTGCTCTCTCTCCTACCCAAGGAAAAATTGATGTAGGCGAAACTACGAAATACGGTTATTACAAACAGGAAGGTTTACAGGCAAGATCCGATGAACGCGTCCTGGATGTTGTTAAAAATATTGCGGACTTCATCGAAATGAAGAATGGAGAAGTCATTACGGCATCCCAGCTCCTAACTAAATTCTTATTTCCACCAGAGAAGCAATTCGGATTAGTCAACAAACTAAGCGGTGGGGAAAGAAAGCGACTACAGCTGATGCGCGTGTTAATGGCTAACCCGAACTTCCTCATTCTCGATGAGCCATCCAACGATCTCGATATCGATACCTTGAATGTGTTGGAAGATTTCTTAGAACAGTATCCCGGTATACTCATCTTAGTATCCCACGATCGTTACTTATTAGACAAGCTGACAGATCAACTCTTCATATTTACGGGCGATGGAGAAGTTGTAATATACAACGGTAATTACGCCGACTTCAAATTGGAACAAGAAGTGCTTAACAAAAAGGTCGAGAAGAAAGTCGAAAAACCGAAGCCAGTTATCGAAAAGAAGCAAAAACTAAGCTATAAAGAGCAGCGCGAATTTGAATCCCTAGAGACAGAAATCGCCGAATTGGAAGAGCAGATAGCCGAGCTAACCATTACCCTATCGAATACAACCGATCACGTCGAGTTACAAAAGATAGCAGAAGAAATAGAAAAGCATAAAGAATCGCTTGATGCGAAAAGCGAACGTTGGTTAACCCTTGCAGAATTTGCATAA
- the mnmG gene encoding tRNA uridine-5-carboxymethylaminomethyl(34) synthesis enzyme MnmG, producing the protein MFKKYNVIVVGAGHAGCEAAAAAANLGSSVLLITMNMGVIAQMSCNPAIGGVAKGQIVREIDAMGGYTGIIADKSTIQFRMLNLSKGPAMWSPRTQNDRMRFAEEWRWQLESLPNLDMWQDTVKEVIVENGRAKGVITSMGIRIEADAVVLTNGTFLNGVIHVGEKKFGGGRTGEKAATGLTEQLVSLGFESGRMKTGTPPRVDGRSLNYSLMEEQWGDEKRGRFSYTKVDVPTEQRCCWITYTNAEVHEVLKTGFEKSPMFTGRIKGLGPRYCPSIEDKINRFAERERHQIFVEPEGFRTVEIYVNGFSTSLPEDVQLKALQLIPGFENAKMYRPGYAIEYDFFPPMQLDLTLETLHVKHLFFAGQINGTTGYEEAAAQGFVAGINAHQRINDLHELILKRSESYIGVLIDDLVTKGTEEPYRMFTSRAEHRLLLRQDNADIRLTPIAHKLGLVSDERLAIVNEKVKNSDDIVDYFRTNSVSTETMNPVLADKGSSLLTQKTRLFNILSRPQIEIKDLAKADEELRTYLSQFDEETIEQAEIKVKYESYFEKEMEIVNKMKKMEDKEINPDFDYNSLTSLSIEARQKLLKVKPRTLGQASRISGVSPADISVLMVHMS; encoded by the coding sequence ATGTTTAAAAAATATAACGTCATCGTAGTTGGAGCCGGCCATGCCGGATGTGAGGCGGCAGCGGCAGCTGCTAACTTAGGATCGTCTGTGTTGCTCATCACCATGAACATGGGTGTTATCGCACAGATGAGTTGTAACCCCGCTATCGGCGGAGTAGCGAAAGGACAGATCGTTAGAGAGATTGACGCCATGGGTGGATACACTGGTATCATTGCAGATAAGTCAACCATACAATTTCGTATGCTTAACTTATCAAAAGGACCAGCCATGTGGAGCCCCAGAACACAGAACGACAGAATGCGTTTTGCAGAAGAATGGAGATGGCAATTAGAATCTCTACCTAATTTAGATATGTGGCAAGACACCGTAAAAGAGGTAATCGTTGAAAACGGTAGAGCTAAAGGAGTCATCACATCGATGGGAATTCGTATCGAAGCAGACGCAGTCGTATTAACAAACGGAACATTCCTAAATGGAGTAATACACGTCGGAGAAAAGAAATTTGGCGGTGGTAGAACAGGAGAAAAAGCAGCAACGGGATTAACAGAACAATTAGTATCCTTAGGCTTCGAGTCCGGAAGAATGAAAACCGGTACTCCCCCACGCGTCGACGGTCGAAGCCTAAACTACTCCTTAATGGAAGAACAATGGGGCGATGAAAAAAGAGGTAGATTTTCTTATACGAAAGTCGATGTTCCAACAGAACAACGCTGCTGTTGGATCACCTATACGAATGCCGAAGTACACGAAGTTTTGAAAACAGGCTTCGAGAAATCACCAATGTTCACCGGCCGCATCAAAGGATTAGGTCCGAGATATTGTCCTTCGATTGAAGATAAAATCAACAGATTCGCAGAGCGTGAAAGACATCAGATCTTTGTAGAACCTGAAGGATTCCGAACAGTAGAAATATATGTCAACGGATTCTCCACCTCTTTACCAGAGGACGTACAACTAAAAGCATTACAACTAATCCCAGGATTTGAAAATGCGAAGATGTACAGACCAGGATATGCCATCGAATATGACTTCTTCCCTCCGATGCAACTTGACCTAACATTAGAAACGTTGCACGTGAAACATCTATTCTTTGCAGGCCAAATTAACGGAACGACAGGATACGAAGAAGCGGCAGCTCAAGGATTCGTAGCTGGTATCAATGCGCACCAAAGAATAAATGATCTTCATGAATTGATCTTAAAAAGATCGGAGTCTTATATCGGTGTATTGATCGATGACCTTGTGACAAAAGGTACGGAAGAACCATACCGAATGTTTACATCGCGCGCGGAACACAGATTACTATTACGTCAAGATAATGCCGACATCCGCCTTACCCCGATCGCTCATAAATTAGGATTAGTGTCCGACGAAAGATTAGCCATTGTAAATGAAAAAGTAAAAAACTCAGACGACATCGTAGATTACTTCAGAACGAACTCCGTATCTACAGAAACGATGAATCCCGTTCTAGCAGACAAAGGTTCTAGTCTATTGACACAAAAAACTAGACTCTTCAACATCCTTAGCAGACCACAAATCGAGATCAAGGACTTAGCGAAAGCCGACGAAGAACTACGTACTTACTTAAGCCAGTTCGACGAAGAAACGATCGAGCAAGCAGAGATCAAAGTAAAATACGAAAGCTACTTCGAGAAAGAAATGGAGATCGTGAATAAAATGAAAAAGATGGAAGACAAAGAAATCAATCCTGACTTTGATTATAATTCGCTAACTTCCCTCTCCATTGAAGCACGTCAAAAACTACTGAAAGTGAAACCAAGAACATTGGGCCAAGCTTCACGAATTTCAGGAGTTTCGCCGGCCGATATTAGTGTTTTAATGGTACATATGAGTTAA
- a CDS encoding Ig-like domain-containing domain has product MQRPTGGPKDSLPPKVLNESPANLTKNFKNKEIVLTFDEYIKITNQQKEFTISPDVETQPIYKIKKKNLHIVLPDSLEANTTYTINFGKGLVDYNEGNPLPNYTYVFATGNQLDSLSITGKVMNGYKKTFDYSEDKDVNVILIPTSRDSIFGKRKASYYTAVDSSGNFQFHNLREDTYRIYAIKEQNNDKIFNGPDEWIGFLQDSLVLTSNIHNVHLEYTKGKASILRNLDKKMEKDGSIFLTFNRTLEDPELRIITPADLDANKLVRFNETVDTARMYLESVEIDSLNIELSEAGEVMDTIKFRKPRNLKTERIIEPKFNITNKVDRVKHIELRSNYPIASVDKNKIILNEDSVSRRNFQLQQDSIDKEMYHIRFNWRPNRNYEIVLQEKAILGPFDEFNKESKLQFTLNETENYGDIILTFNGLDTAKSYIIELIDEKKENIFDKRVLSGTNKLSYIKFNGGKYSIRIIEDSNNNGKWDTGDVYTRTKQERIWYLDRTFTIRANWEQNETIDVKFDEN; this is encoded by the coding sequence ATGCAACGTCCAACGGGCGGCCCAAAAGATTCCTTACCACCAAAAGTATTGAATGAATCTCCGGCCAACCTAACGAAAAATTTCAAAAACAAAGAAATCGTTTTAACATTTGATGAATACATTAAAATAACGAATCAGCAGAAAGAGTTCACCATCTCACCAGATGTCGAAACTCAACCCATTTATAAAATCAAGAAAAAGAACTTACATATTGTTCTTCCAGATTCCCTAGAAGCTAACACGACTTATACGATCAACTTCGGTAAGGGCTTGGTAGATTACAATGAAGGTAATCCCCTACCCAACTATACTTATGTATTCGCAACGGGCAATCAACTCGACTCCCTATCGATCACCGGTAAAGTGATGAATGGTTACAAAAAGACTTTTGATTATTCAGAAGACAAAGATGTTAATGTCATCCTCATCCCGACCAGCCGCGACAGCATTTTTGGAAAACGAAAAGCATCCTATTATACAGCTGTAGATTCATCTGGAAACTTCCAATTTCACAACCTCCGTGAAGACACTTATCGTATCTATGCCATCAAGGAACAAAATAACGATAAGATATTCAATGGCCCGGATGAATGGATAGGCTTCTTACAGGACAGTTTAGTATTAACCAGCAACATACACAACGTACATTTGGAATACACCAAAGGAAAAGCTTCTATCTTACGGAACCTGGACAAGAAAATGGAAAAAGACGGTAGTATTTTCCTAACCTTTAATAGGACCTTAGAAGATCCTGAATTAAGGATTATTACCCCGGCAGATCTAGACGCAAATAAATTGGTTCGCTTCAATGAAACAGTCGATACAGCAAGAATGTATTTGGAATCTGTTGAAATCGATTCATTGAATATAGAATTATCCGAAGCAGGCGAAGTAATGGATACCATCAAATTCCGTAAGCCTCGAAATCTAAAAACAGAACGTATAATAGAACCAAAATTCAATATCACGAACAAAGTAGATCGCGTAAAGCACATCGAACTACGTTCCAACTATCCTATTGCCTCGGTCGATAAGAACAAAATCATCCTAAATGAGGACTCTGTTTCACGTCGAAATTTCCAACTCCAACAAGATAGTATCGACAAGGAAATGTATCATATTCGCTTTAACTGGCGACCAAATCGAAACTACGAAATTGTACTGCAAGAGAAGGCCATCTTAGGTCCATTCGATGAATTCAATAAGGAATCAAAACTACAATTTACGCTGAATGAAACGGAAAACTATGGAGATATCATTCTCACATTCAATGGATTAGACACAGCCAAAAGCTATATCATTGAATTAATAGATGAGAAAAAAGAAAATATATTCGACAAACGGGTTCTCAGTGGAACAAACAAGCTATCCTATATCAAATTCAATGGTGGAAAATACAGTATCCGTATTATTGAAGACAGCAATAACAATGGCAAATGGGATACCGGAGATGTCTATACCAGAACTAAACAAGAACGTATCTGGTATCTAGATCGCACATTTACGATCCGAGCTAACTGGGAACAAAATGAGACGATCGACGTTAAATTTGATGAAAACTAA
- a CDS encoding gamma carbonic anhydrase family protein produces the protein MATILPVLDKYPTFGEECFIAPNSTIVGDVSISDHCSVWFNAVIRGDVNYIKIGAYSNIQDNVTIHGTYQKNGTDIGNYVNIGHNAIVHGCRIDDYALIGMGAIVMDRAHVQSNVIIAAGAVVLENMVCESGYLYAGVPAKKIKLLTEEQLDLLKRLPHNYVLYSSWFTDQD, from the coding sequence ATGGCGACGATATTACCTGTACTGGATAAATACCCTACTTTTGGTGAAGAATGCTTTATAGCGCCTAATTCGACTATTGTTGGCGATGTTTCTATTTCGGATCATTGTTCAGTATGGTTCAACGCTGTTATTCGTGGCGATGTGAATTATATCAAGATTGGGGCTTACTCAAATATTCAGGATAATGTTACTATACATGGGACCTATCAGAAGAATGGAACAGATATAGGTAACTACGTTAATATTGGTCATAACGCTATTGTACACGGTTGTCGCATAGATGATTATGCGTTGATTGGTATGGGTGCTATTGTAATGGATAGAGCACATGTACAGTCAAACGTCATTATCGCTGCCGGCGCTGTTGTATTAGAAAATATGGTTTGCGAATCTGGCTATCTATATGCCGGTGTACCCGCTAAAAAGATCAAGCTGCTCACAGAGGAGCAGCTTGATCTTTTAAAACGTCTTCCGCACAATTACGTGCTTTATAGTTCCTGGTTTACCGATCAGGATTAG
- the nadB gene encoding L-aspartate oxidase: MLDRKVDFLVVGSGIAGLSFALKAADLGKVLIVTKANEDESNTKYAQGGVAVVTDETDSFEKHIQDTLIAGDGLCDSQVVENVVKEGPDRIAELIAYGTSFDKEDSGEYDLAKEGGHSMHRILHYKDITGYEIERALLAKIHAHPNIEILTHYFAVDLITQHHLGEHVDKRSDNITCYGIYALNTRTKNVEKVLAKVTLMATGGAGHVYSSTTNPTIATGDGIAMVFRAKGKVRNMEFIQFHPTALYNPREYPAFLISEAVRGFGGVLRRVNGDSFMEEYDERASLAPRDIVARAIDAEMKKSGLDYVYLDITHRSKADILSHFPNIYEKCLSVGLDMTKDYIPVSPAAHYLCGGIMVDEFGATSIKNLYACGECSSTGLHGANRLASNSLLEAAVYAHRIFQNASEVFPSLDFQEGIPSWDESNTALSNEDILVTHNLRETQKLMSDYVGIVRSDFRLERAMRRLGLLHEETESFYKNTRLSVKLCELRNVIQVAFLVVKSATLRKESRGLHYTTDYPQHADELKDTVL, encoded by the coding sequence ATGCTTGATAGAAAAGTAGATTTTTTAGTAGTCGGTTCAGGTATTGCAGGACTAAGTTTTGCATTGAAGGCTGCGGATCTTGGAAAGGTGCTCATCGTGACGAAAGCCAATGAGGATGAGTCGAATACGAAATATGCGCAGGGTGGAGTGGCCGTGGTCACGGATGAAACTGACAGTTTTGAGAAGCATATTCAAGATACATTAATAGCGGGAGATGGTTTATGTGATTCACAAGTTGTGGAAAACGTGGTGAAAGAAGGGCCGGACCGCATTGCTGAGCTGATTGCGTATGGAACTTCTTTTGATAAAGAGGACTCCGGTGAGTATGATCTTGCGAAAGAGGGTGGGCATTCTATGCATAGGATCCTTCATTATAAGGACATTACGGGTTATGAGATTGAGCGTGCATTATTAGCTAAGATTCACGCGCATCCGAATATTGAGATATTAACACATTACTTTGCTGTGGATTTGATTACGCAGCACCACTTAGGTGAACATGTGGATAAACGTTCTGATAATATTACTTGTTATGGTATTTACGCGTTAAATACGCGTACAAAGAATGTGGAAAAAGTGTTAGCAAAGGTAACATTAATGGCCACAGGGGGTGCTGGACACGTTTATTCATCCACAACGAATCCCACAATTGCTACCGGCGATGGAATAGCGATGGTGTTCCGTGCGAAAGGTAAGGTTCGGAATATGGAGTTTATTCAGTTCCATCCGACGGCTTTGTACAATCCTCGGGAATATCCGGCTTTTTTGATATCGGAAGCTGTGCGAGGTTTCGGCGGTGTGTTGCGTCGTGTGAATGGTGATTCCTTTATGGAGGAGTATGACGAACGCGCTTCTTTAGCGCCACGTGATATCGTTGCTAGAGCAATTGATGCGGAGATGAAGAAATCTGGACTAGATTACGTGTATTTGGATATAACACATCGATCGAAGGCGGATATTCTTTCGCATTTCCCTAATATTTATGAGAAATGTTTATCCGTAGGTTTAGATATGACGAAGGATTATATTCCGGTTTCGCCAGCAGCTCATTATTTATGTGGGGGGATTATGGTTGATGAGTTTGGGGCTACTTCGATCAAGAATTTATATGCCTGCGGAGAATGCTCTTCTACAGGCTTACATGGTGCTAATCGTTTGGCATCCAACTCGTTACTTGAGGCGGCTGTGTATGCGCATCGTATTTTCCAAAATGCAAGCGAAGTCTTTCCTAGTTTGGATTTCCAAGAGGGGATTCCTTCCTGGGATGAGTCTAACACCGCTTTATCCAATGAAGATATATTAGTAACACATAATCTACGTGAAACACAGAAACTGATGAGTGATTATGTGGGGATTGTTCGTTCGGATTTCCGTTTAGAAAGAGCGATGCGTCGTCTTGGCTTGTTGCATGAGGAGACGGAGTCGTTCTATAAGAACACGAGATTATCTGTAAAACTTTGCGAGCTTCGGAATGTAATTCAGGTAGCCTTTTTAGTAGTAAAATCAGCTACGCTTCGTAAGGAAAGCCGTGGTTTGCATTATACGACCGATTATCCTCAGCATGCTGATGAATTGAAAGACACTGTTTTATAG